In one Alosa alosa isolate M-15738 ecotype Scorff River chromosome 14, AALO_Geno_1.1, whole genome shotgun sequence genomic region, the following are encoded:
- the LOC125307664 gene encoding C-X-C chemokine receptor type 4-like, giving the protein MQVLNDSNSNITSTSVETQVSTALLSLCFLIGIPGNIVVVVVILRNFKKDNFTLHLMLNLAVSDILSLISLPVWIYYLNADWIFSQALCKFLYFLVYTSMSSGVLTVTVMSVQRYLVVLHRNQWTKLGNKGEKVLLFCLWIFACILSSPAAVKTQIVEEGQSHYCLGISGLDQETLAILLCEILLGFVLPFSIIASSYYCLHKKVNQTAFFSNDRLTKVVTTIVMIRSHVAGAATRESDSEHHRNYKAENG; this is encoded by the exons ATGCAGGTTCTAAACGACTCAAACTCAAACATCACCAGCACTTCAGTAGAGACCCAGGTCAGCACTGCATTGCTGAGCCTCTGTTTTCTGATAGGTATTCCTGGGAACATTGTAGTCGTGGTGGTCATCCTTCGCAACTTTAAGAAGGACAACTTCACCCTGCATCTGATGCTGAATCTGGCTGTCTCTGACATCTTATCTTTGATCTCCTTACCTGTATGGATTTACTACTTGAACGCTGATTGGATCTTCAGCCAAGCTCTCTGCAAGTTTCTTTACTTCCTCGTGTACACCAGTATGTCCTCTGGTGTGTTGACCGTAACTGTGATGAGTGTCCAAAGGTACCTGGTGGTTCTTCATAGGAACCAGTGGACCAAGCTGGGCAATAAAGGAGAAAAAGTCCTGCTGTTCTGTCTGTGGATATTTGCATGTATTCTCTCCAGCCCTGCAGCTGTCAAAACACAGATAGTAGAGGAAGGACAGAGCCACTACTGCTTGGGAATATCGGGGCTAGATCAGGAGACTCTCGCCATTCTCTTGTGCGAGATACTTCTGGGGTTTGTTCTTCCGTTCTCCATCATAGCGAGCTCTTACTACTGCCTCCATAAGAAAGTCAACCAGACAGCGTTCTTCAGCAACGACAGACTGACCAAAGTGGTGACCACCATTGTG ATGATCCGATCACACGTCGCTGGCGCAGCCACCCGAGAGTCGGACAGCGAACACCACCGTAACTACAAGGCAGAAAATGGATAG